A stretch of Gopherus evgoodei ecotype Sinaloan lineage chromosome 12, rGopEvg1_v1.p, whole genome shotgun sequence DNA encodes these proteins:
- the LOC115660160 gene encoding uncharacterized protein LOC115660160 isoform X2: MVKLDAVNPASIEEAARRVEEQLDSSGLNLVINNAGIFSDVSLAMVDSKEMLDAYKTNVVGPMLVGQAFLPLLKKAAQGSRQNGLSCSKAAIVNISSVLGSIERVSEMLIKPAISYRCSKAAVNMLTRCQALTYAEDGILCAAVHPGWVQTDMGTQEADLPVDESVRGILAVLPALSEEHSGSFWSWEGKTIPW, from the exons ATGGTGAAACTAG ATGCCGTGAATCCAGCGAGCATTGAGGAAGCAGCCCGGAGGGTTGAGGAGCAGCTGGACAGCTCGGGCCTGAACCTGGTCATAAATAACGCTGGCATCTTCTCCGACGTGTCTCTGGCAATGGTGGATTCTAAAGAGATGCTGGATGCCTACAAGACTAACGTGGTTGGGCCAATGTTGGTGGGCCAG GCGTTCCTGCCCTTGCTGAAGAAGGCTGCCCAGGGAAGTAGGCAGAATGGGCTGAGCTGCAGCAAGGCAGCCATTGTCAACATCTCTTCTGTTCTGGGATCCATCGAGAGAGTCTCTGAGATGTTGATCAAGCCAGCTATCTCCTACCGctgcagcaag GCCGCTGTCAACATGCTGACCCGGTGCCAGGCACTGACCTACGCAGAGGACGGGATTCTGTGCGCTGCAGTTCACCCTGGCTGGGTGCAGACAGACATGGGCACCCAAGAG GCCGACCTGCCCGTGGACGAAAGCGTGCGGGGGATTCTCGCCGTGCTTCCTGCCCTCTCCGAGGAACACAGCGGGAGCTTCTGGAGTTGGGAAGGGAAGACTATTCCCTGGTGA
- the LOC115660160 gene encoding uncharacterized protein LOC115660160 isoform X1: protein MAGLNVRSVLVTGSNRGIGLELVKQLLGKSNPPQWVFATCRDPEGARGQELQNLVSKHPNLVMVKLDAVNPASIEEAARRVEEQLDSSGLNLVINNAGIFSDVSLAMVDSKEMLDAYKTNVVGPMLVGQAFLPLLKKAAQGSRQNGLSCSKAAIVNISSVLGSIERVSEMLIKPAISYRCSKAAVNMLTRCQALTYAEDGILCAAVHPGWVQTDMGTQEADLPVDESVRGILAVLPALSEEHSGSFWSWEGKTIPW, encoded by the exons ATGGCGGGGCTCAATGTCCGCAGCGTTCTGGTGACCGGATCCAATCGGGGAATCGGGCTGGAGCTGGTGAAGCAGCTGCTGGGGAAATCAAACCCGCCACAGTGGGTCTTTGCCACCTGCCGGGACCCAGAGGGAGCACGAGGACAG GAGCTGCAGAATCTGGTTTCCAAACATCCGAACCTGGTGATGGTGAAACTAG ATGCCGTGAATCCAGCGAGCATTGAGGAAGCAGCCCGGAGGGTTGAGGAGCAGCTGGACAGCTCGGGCCTGAACCTGGTCATAAATAACGCTGGCATCTTCTCCGACGTGTCTCTGGCAATGGTGGATTCTAAAGAGATGCTGGATGCCTACAAGACTAACGTGGTTGGGCCAATGTTGGTGGGCCAG GCGTTCCTGCCCTTGCTGAAGAAGGCTGCCCAGGGAAGTAGGCAGAATGGGCTGAGCTGCAGCAAGGCAGCCATTGTCAACATCTCTTCTGTTCTGGGATCCATCGAGAGAGTCTCTGAGATGTTGATCAAGCCAGCTATCTCCTACCGctgcagcaag GCCGCTGTCAACATGCTGACCCGGTGCCAGGCACTGACCTACGCAGAGGACGGGATTCTGTGCGCTGCAGTTCACCCTGGCTGGGTGCAGACAGACATGGGCACCCAAGAG GCCGACCTGCCCGTGGACGAAAGCGTGCGGGGGATTCTCGCCGTGCTTCCTGCCCTCTCCGAGGAACACAGCGGGAGCTTCTGGAGTTGGGAAGGGAAGACTATTCCCTGGTGA
- the LOC115660159 gene encoding uncharacterized protein LOC115660159 isoform X1 has product MAGFNVRSVLVTGANRGIGLEVVKQFLEKSNPPEWVFATCREPEGERAQQLKNLASRHPNLAIVALEATDPASIRAAATRVEEHLKSSGLNLLINNAGIVRLSTLESETPEDMSLVYATNVTGPLLVSQAFLPLLKKAAQGSPQPGLSCSKAAIVNMSSDSGSIMNLFGWQMGQVVSYRCSKAALNMLTKCQSLGYEGDGILSIAVHPGWVQTDMGSSTPDQAPLTVDVSVQGILNVLPTLSNKDNGAFVNWEGKVLPW; this is encoded by the exons ATGGCTGGCTTTAATGTCCGCAGCGTTCTGGTGACTGGGGCCAATCGGGGAATCGGCCTGGAGGTCGTCAAGCAGTTTCTGGAGAAATCAAACCCACCCGAGTGGGTCTTTGCGACCTGCCGGGAACCGGAGGGAGAGCGAGCGCAG CAATTGAAGAACTTGGCGTCCAGGCATCCAAACCTGGCGATTGTTGCGCTAG AAGCTACTGACCCAGCCAGCATCAGGGCAGCAGCTACCAGAGTTGAGGAGCATCTGAAAAGCTCGGGACTGAATCTGTTGATAAACAATGCTGGGATAGTGAGGCTGAGCACACTAGAGTCTGAGACACCGGAGGATATGTCCCTGGTGTACGCAACCAACGTGACAGGGCCCCTTCTGGTGAGCCAG GCGTTCCTGCCCTTGCTGAAGAAGGCTGCCCAGGGGAGCCCCCAACCAGGGCTGAGCTGCAGCAAGGCGGCCATTGTCAACATGTCCAGTGACAGCGGCTCCATCATGAATCTCTTTGGCTGGCAGATGGGGCAAGTTGTCTCTTATCGGTGCAGCAAG GCTGCTCTGAACATGCTCACCAAGTGCCAATCCTTGGGGTATGAAGGAGACGGGATCCTGAGCATCGCTGTCCATCCTGGCTGGGTGCAGACTGACATGGGGAGCTCAACCCCCGACCAG GCTCCACTGACGGTGGACGTGAGTGTCCAAGGGATCCTGAACGTGCTTCCAACGCTCTCCAATAAGGACAACGGGGCCTTTGTGAACTGGGAAGGGAAAGTTCTTCCCTGGTGA
- the LOC115660159 gene encoding uncharacterized protein LOC115660159 isoform X2 yields the protein MSLVYATNVTGPLLVSQAFLPLLKKAAQGSPQPGLSCSKAAIVNMSSDSGSIMNLFGWQMGQVVSYRCSKAALNMLTKCQSLGYEGDGILSIAVHPGWVQTDMGSSTPDQAPLTVDVSVQGILNVLPTLSNKDNGAFVNWEGKVLPW from the exons ATGTCCCTGGTGTACGCAACCAACGTGACAGGGCCCCTTCTGGTGAGCCAG GCGTTCCTGCCCTTGCTGAAGAAGGCTGCCCAGGGGAGCCCCCAACCAGGGCTGAGCTGCAGCAAGGCGGCCATTGTCAACATGTCCAGTGACAGCGGCTCCATCATGAATCTCTTTGGCTGGCAGATGGGGCAAGTTGTCTCTTATCGGTGCAGCAAG GCTGCTCTGAACATGCTCACCAAGTGCCAATCCTTGGGGTATGAAGGAGACGGGATCCTGAGCATCGCTGTCCATCCTGGCTGGGTGCAGACTGACATGGGGAGCTCAACCCCCGACCAG GCTCCACTGACGGTGGACGTGAGTGTCCAAGGGATCCTGAACGTGCTTCCAACGCTCTCCAATAAGGACAACGGGGCCTTTGTGAACTGGGAAGGGAAAGTTCTTCCCTGGTGA